AAGCCTGAATATATGTGGTTGACATGTTGGTGTAGCATCACCAGGCCTTAAAATTTGCGATGTTTTGGGGGTAGATAGATTGTTCTCCGACTTTTCGCTCCGGCTTGCGGAGCTCCTTTTGAGCATACCGGCGGTTTTGTGGGCCATAACGTTTCATGAGTTTTGTCATGGGTACGTGGCCCACCTTTTGGGGGATCCTACCCCTAGGCTTTCCGGTCGACTCTCCCTTAATCCCCTGCATCATCTGGATCCAGTTGGGGCGGTTATGTTGTTGATATTCAGATTTGGTTGGGCTAAACCGGTACCTGTGGATGCAAGGTACTTCAAGAACCCCACAAGGGACATGGTGTTAGTTTCGCTGGCGGGGTCGGCGGGCAACTTCCTTACCGCCTTTATGGTTGGGCTGATGGTAAAGGTGATGCCCCAGTTTTTTCTCTCTAACTTCGCTCTTCGAGAGCTGGTGCTCCTCATGATCTTCATAAACCTTGGCCTTGGGGTGTTCAACCTTTTCCCCATACCACCTTTGGATGGATCAAAGATACTTTACCTTCTCCTGCCTAGCCGATGGCTGCACTCGTACTTCTGGTTGGAGCGGTATGGGG
This sequence is a window from Thermanaerothrix sp.. Protein-coding genes within it:
- a CDS encoding site-2 protease family protein, with product MFSDFSLRLAELLLSIPAVLWAITFHEFCHGYVAHLLGDPTPRLSGRLSLNPLHHLDPVGAVMLLIFRFGWAKPVPVDARYFKNPTRDMVLVSLAGSAGNFLTAFMVGLMVKVMPQFFLSNFALRELVLLMIFINLGLGVFNLFPIPPLDGSKILYLLLPSRWLHSYFWLERYGVLVILVLVMTGVLPRIMSPVVMFLASLVL